In a single window of the Ancylobacter polymorphus genome:
- a CDS encoding IS5 family transposase (programmed frameshift), producing the protein MGDLFLLSERQMARISPFFPLAHGVPRVDDRRVVSGIVYVIRNGLQWKDAPKDYGPHKTLYNRFIRWSRLGVFDRIFSSLAGEGPKPERVMIDATHLKAHRTAASLLKKGLFPRRIGRTKGGLNSKLHTVCDGAGRPIIMLLTEGQMSDHKGARLVLNALPPAKTLIADRGYDSAWFREALADKGITPCIPSSRSRKRPYPYDKTLYRQRHKVENLFAKLKDWRRIATRYDRCAHTFFSAICIAATVIFWL; encoded by the exons ATGGGTGATTTGTTCTTGCTGAGCGAGCGGCAGATGGCTCGGATCTCGCCGTTCTTTCCGCTGGCCCATGGGGTGCCGCGCGTCGATGACCGCCGGGTGGTGAGCGGCATTGTCTATGTGATCCGCAACGGGTTGCAGTGGAAAGATGCGCCGAAGGACTACGGCCCGCACAAGACGCTGTACAACCGCTTCATCCGCTGGAGCCGGCTCGGGGTCTTCGACCGTATCTTCTCCAGCCTCGCCGGCGAAGGGCCCAAACCCGAACGGGTGATGATCGATGCCACGCATCTGAAGGCCCACCGCACGGCGGCGAGCCTGCTCAAAAAGGGGCTGT TTCCCCGTCGTATCGGGCGCACCAAAGGCGGATTGAACTCCAAGCTCCACACCGTCTGCGACGGCGCGGGCCGTCCGATCATCATGCTGCTGACGGAAGGCCAGATGAGCGACCACAAGGGCGCCCGCCTCGTCCTCAACGCGTTGCCGCCGGCCAAGACCCTGATCGCCGACCGGGGTTATGACAGCGCCTGGTTCCGGGAGGCGCTCGCCGACAAGGGGATCACGCCCTGCATTCCTTCATCGCGGAGCCGCAAGCGGCCTTATCCCTACGACAAAACCCTCTACCGCCAGCGTCACAAGGTCGAGAACCTGTTCGCAAAGCTCAAGGACTGGCGCCGTATCGCCACACGCTATGACCGATGCGCACACACCTTCTTCTCGGCCATATGCATCGCAGCCACCGTCATCTTCTGGCTTTGA